The Mycolicibacterium aichiense region ACCGACCGTGGCGGGAAGATCACCTGGCATGGCCCCGGCCAGCTGGTCGGCTATCCGGTGATCGGGCTGGCCGAGCCGCTGGATGTGGTGAATTATGTTCGGCGCCTTGAGGAATCGCTGATCTCGGTATGCGCCGGATTGGGCCTGGAGACCGGCCGGGTCGAGGGGCGCTCCGGCGTCTGGGTGGAGGGAAACCGCAAGATCGCCGCGATCGGCATCCGGGTGGCCCGCGGAACGACGCTGCACGGTTTCGCGCTGAACTGCGACTGCGATCTGGGCGCGTACTCGGCGATCGTGCCGTGCGGAATCTCTGACGCCGGGGTGACTTCGCTGAGCGCTGAACTGGGGCGTCACGTCAGTGTCGACGACGTTCGCGCCTCCGTCGCCGACGCGGTGAGCGACGCCCTCGACGGCCGCCTGCCCGTAAGCTTGACGTCGTGACAGTCACTCCGGAAGGCCGCAAGCTGCTGCGCCTGGAGGTCCGCAATGCCGAGACCCCGATCGAGCGTAAGCCGCCGTGGATCAAGACCCGTGCGCGCATGGGTCCGGAGTACACCGCGCTGAAGAGCCTCGTGCGCCGCGAAGGGCTGCACACCGTATGCGAGGAAGCGGGCTGTCCCAACATCTTCGAGTGCTGGGAAGACCGCGAAGCGACGTTCCTGATCGGCGGTGAGCAGTGCACCCGCCGCTGCGATTTCTGCCAGATCGACACCGGCAAGCCCGCTGAACTGGATCGCGACGAGCCGCGCCGGGTGGCCGAGAGCGTGGCCGCGATGGGGTTGCGCTACGCGACGGTGACGGGCGTGGCCCGCGACGACCTGCCCGACGGCGGGGCGTGGCTGTACGCCGAGACGGTGCGCGCCATCAAAGAGCTCAACCCGGCCACCGGCGTCGAACTACTGGCCCCGGACTTCAACGGCGAGCCCGCCTTGCTGCGTGAGGTGTTCGATTCGCGCCCAGAAGTGTTCGCGCACAACGTGGAAACGGTGCCACGGATCTTCAAGAGGATCCGCCCGGCGTTCCGCTACCAGCGCAGCCTCGATGTGTTGACGGCTGCCCGCGCAGCGGGGCTGGTCACCAAGAGCAACCTGATCCTCGGCATGGGCGAAACCATCGACGAGGTGCACACCGCGCTGGCCGACCTGCACGGCGCGGGCTGCGACATCGTGACGATCACCCAGTACCTGCGACCGTCGGTGCGTCATCACCCGGTGGAGCGGTGGGTCAAGCCCGAGGAGTTCGTCGAGCTGGCCGCCTACGCCGAGGGGCTGGGATTCGCCGGGGTGCTGTCCGGACCGCTGGTGCGCTCCTCCTACCGGGCCGGCCGGCTGTATCAGCAGGCAGCGGCGGCGCACAAGCTCGCGCGGTGACCGCGGCGTCACGCTGATCGCGGGCCCGTATTCTTGGTAGTTATGGCGAAATCCCGCAACGCTGCCCAGGACAAGGCAGCCAAGGCCGAGGCGAAGGCTGCCAGCAAGGCCGCAGCCAAGCAGCGCCGCGCCCAGTTGTGGCAGGCGTTCCAAATGCAGCGCAAGGAAGACAAGCGACTGCTCCCCTACATGATCGGCGCGTTCGTGCTGATCGTGGCCGCGTCGGTGGCCGCCGGCGTGCTGGCCGGCGGGATCACGCTGTACCTGCTGATCGTGCTCGGCGTCGTGCTGGGCGCCCTGGTGGCGTTCATCATCTTCGGACGGCGCGCGCAGAAGTCGGTGTTCCGCAAGGCCGAGGGGCAGACCGGTGCCGCGGCTTGGGCGCTGGACAATTTGCGCGGCAAGTGGCGGGTGACGCCGGGGGTTGCGGCCACCGGCCACTTCGATGCCGTGCATCGGGTGATCGGCAGGCCGGGCGTGATCTTCGTGGCCGAGGGCTCCGCGGCCCGGGTCCGGCCGCTGCTGGCGCAGGAGAAGAAGCGCACCGCGCGACTGATCGGCGACGTCCCGATCTACGACGTGATCGTCGGCAACGGCGAGGGCGAGGTGCCGCTGGCGAAGCTGGAGCGTCACCTGACCAAGCTGCCTGCCAACATCACCGTCAAGCAGATGGACTCACTGGAGTCCAAGCTCGTCGCCCTGGGTTCTCGGATGGGTCCGGCCGCCATGCCCAAGGGCCCGCTGCCCGCCCAGGCCAAGATGAAGGGCGTGCAACGCACCGTCCGCAGGCGTTGACCAGATTCGGGGGATGTCATCTGTACCGCGTGTGAGTGGGCACCGCATTTCAGTGCGCTGGGCTCGGGGGTTCTGACGCGGCGCACCGCGCTGCGTGCGGCGGCGGTGACGGCGGTCGCCACGGCCGCGGCTGCCTGCGGCGGTAAACAGCCCGCGACCGGCGTGACGACGTTCGCCGATGTCGTGTTCCGAGCAGGCCGGATCTACACCGTGTCGCCCGCACAGCCGTGGGCGCAGGCGGTGGCGGTCACGGGCAACACCATCTCCTATGTGGGTGACGACGCAGGCGCGGCGGCGCTCGAAGGCCCGGACACCCGCGTCGTCGACCTTGACGGCAAGCTGATGCTGCCGGGGTTCGTCGAGGGTCACATCCATCCGTTCCTCGGCGCGTTTCTGACCAGTGGCGTGGACCTGCAGGTGCCCACCGGGGCGGACGCACTGGCCGCGATCGCCGAGTACGCAGCACAGCACCCCGACGGCCCGGTACGCGGATTCGGTTGGCGAGTCGACATGTTCGGGCCCGACGGGCCCACCCGCCAGGAGCTGGACCGGGTGCTGCCGGACCGGCCCGGATTCTTCTTCGCGATCGACGGCCACAGCATGTGGGCCAACAGCAAGGCGCTGCAGATCGCCGGCGTCGGCCGGGACACCCCGGACCCGATTCCCGGGTTCAGTTACTACGCCCGCGACGAGCACGGCGATCCCACCGGGTATCTCCTCGAAGTCGACGCGGTGCTGAGCCTGGTGAACGCCGTCGATCCGATATCGCCGCACTCGATGCAGACGCTGCTGGAGTCGTGGCTGCCGAAGGCTTCCGCGGCGGGGATCACCTCGGTCTTCGATGCCGGGGTGCCGCCGATCGGTGAGGATCAGGGCGCGGTGATCGGCCTGTACGCCGAGCTGGAGCAGCACGGCAGGTTGCCGTTCCGGGTGGTGGCGTCCTACAGCGTGAAAGCCCCGCCGGTCGACGATGCGGTGGCGAAGCTGACCGACATCCGCAACCGGATCTCGACCGAACTGGTGACCGTCGGCGCGGTGAAGATCGTCGGCGATGGCACCCAGGGCGGATACACCGCATGGCTCATCGAGCCGTATGCGGACAAACCCGATT contains the following coding sequences:
- the lipA gene encoding lipoyl synthase, which produces MTVTPEGRKLLRLEVRNAETPIERKPPWIKTRARMGPEYTALKSLVRREGLHTVCEEAGCPNIFECWEDREATFLIGGEQCTRRCDFCQIDTGKPAELDRDEPRRVAESVAAMGLRYATVTGVARDDLPDGGAWLYAETVRAIKELNPATGVELLAPDFNGEPALLREVFDSRPEVFAHNVETVPRIFKRIRPAFRYQRSLDVLTAARAAGLVTKSNLILGMGETIDEVHTALADLHGAGCDIVTITQYLRPSVRHHPVERWVKPEEFVELAAYAEGLGFAGVLSGPLVRSSYRAGRLYQQAAAAHKLAR
- a CDS encoding DUF4191 domain-containing protein, with protein sequence MAKSRNAAQDKAAKAEAKAASKAAAKQRRAQLWQAFQMQRKEDKRLLPYMIGAFVLIVAASVAAGVLAGGITLYLLIVLGVVLGALVAFIIFGRRAQKSVFRKAEGQTGAAAWALDNLRGKWRVTPGVAATGHFDAVHRVIGRPGVIFVAEGSAARVRPLLAQEKKRTARLIGDVPIYDVIVGNGEGEVPLAKLERHLTKLPANITVKQMDSLESKLVALGSRMGPAAMPKGPLPAQAKMKGVQRTVRRR
- a CDS encoding amidohydrolase; amino-acid sequence: MCTACEWAPHFSALGSGVLTRRTALRAAAVTAVATAAAACGGKQPATGVTTFADVVFRAGRIYTVSPAQPWAQAVAVTGNTISYVGDDAGAAALEGPDTRVVDLDGKLMLPGFVEGHIHPFLGAFLTSGVDLQVPTGADALAAIAEYAAQHPDGPVRGFGWRVDMFGPDGPTRQELDRVLPDRPGFFFAIDGHSMWANSKALQIAGVGRDTPDPIPGFSYYARDEHGDPTGYLLEVDAVLSLVNAVDPISPHSMQTLLESWLPKASAAGITSVFDAGVPPIGEDQGAVIGLYAELEQHGRLPFRVVASYSVKAPPVDDAVAKLTDIRNRISTELVTVGAVKIVGDGTQGGYTAWLIEPYADKPDSIGGSPFTEDQWRQLVREVDAAGFDVHVHACGERTARTALDSIEAAIAVNPPRDRRHTIAHLVYVQDPDSQRFGKLGVTGQFSANWMSADPDTVQNMAARYGQPRQELFYRAQDILRSGGRISLGTDWPAAGYFSTYKPLDSIQIGVTRQLIGQPDAPVLAPADQKLTVAEAVHANTMGAAYQIRLDDKVGSVEVGKRADLIVLDSNIFEIDPHDIHRAAVTMTMMNGQVRHQV
- the lipB gene encoding lipoyl(octanoyl) transferase LipB; protein product: MRESIRSSSAGMQVRQLGTVDYQDAWQLQRELAAARVAGGPDTMLLLEHPAVYTAGKRTEAHERPMDGTPVVDTDRGGKITWHGPGQLVGYPVIGLAEPLDVVNYVRRLEESLISVCAGLGLETGRVEGRSGVWVEGNRKIAAIGIRVARGTTLHGFALNCDCDLGAYSAIVPCGISDAGVTSLSAELGRHVSVDDVRASVADAVSDALDGRLPVSLTS